The nucleotide sequence tatatgtataaataaatatatatatgatatatatatgtatatatatacatatatataaatatatatgtatatatatatatatgtatatatatacatacatacatacatacatacatacatacatacatacatacatacatatatacatatatatatatacatatatatatatatacatacatatatatacatatatatatataaataaataaataaataatatatatatatatatatatatatatatatatatatatatatatatatatatatatatgttgatgtattaaagtaaaataataattataaatgaaCCAATTATTGTcagatttatttatatatgttatgGAATAAATCGACGTAGTCGATATTGAATAATTAGAATATTGTGGCTTGTGTTTTGTTGATATATCATGGAAGGCTGTCGTCCGTCCCACAGCCAGGTGACGCCCTTGTTTTGCCCTTTTTGGCCCAATGTGAAATGTGCGTGCTGTTGTTGATTTTCTCGTTCGCGGTGTAGGGTTGTTCATGCATCCTTGATCTTCCTTCTCCATTCTCCGTTTCCTTTTCCTTGGTGGCACTGTTTGCAGACGCGTGCTCAGTACTTGTTTGAAGGAATGCCGCGTTCGAAGGCTGTTCTTTTGCTAAGGTGAAATGAGACAACGTTGCTTTCTCTAGTTGAGTACCTTGCTCTAATTGTCAGCTCTTTTCCCCTGATCCTCCTTAGGTAGCTTAGTTCATAGACGCGTGCTCCACAATCATTCGAAGATATGCCGCAGCGACAAGTCCACTCTTTCTGAGCTAATTCTGCTGTTTCTATAAGTAGGTTGCAGATTTGTTCTTGCTTGTCCGCCCTTGGCTGGCTCAGTTTCACTGAAGGGTGCTCGGTGATCGTTTGAGTGAACGCCAGCATGACGAGCTTGGGTCTTGGAAGCGTCCTTCACTTTGGGAATTCCATTGGAGCCTCGTATTTTGGTAGGAGTAGCAGCATGCTGCTCTGTCATCGCAGAAAGCGCTTCAGTTCTTCTCCACTTATAACAATGGCTCAACAAGTAAAACTATCGCTCTCTTCTCTTTATCTATCACTGTGCTTCAGCATAGGTCGTGGTAGAGCTGATTATGGATGATAAGGTGGATTTTCTTATGGCCTGATCAAAGAACCATGACAGTGATGATAGTTGTTGGTTCTTCATGGCTACAGAATCTGTTCTAATAGTTACCTCTGCTTTGTAGGCAAATGAACAATTGTTGGTGGTGGTAGGTGGTGGTGCGTCTGGAGTCTATGCTTCACTAAGAGCTAAATTTATAGCGCCACATCTTAATGTGCTGGTTATTGAGAAGGGGAAGCCATTAGCGAAGGTAGATGATGCTATTCAAATGCTTTAGTCTACGCTTTAGTCAAATGATATTGTCAAAATGCATTGGTAAGAGCTTATGCACTGTGCTgtcctttttttaaaaaaatttccatGTAGCATGTGGGTATCCTTTTTGTGTTCCTCTGAATGGAAGATGTTTCTACATCATGCTGTCACTTTTTTCATTTTTCCATGTAGCATGTGGGTGTCCTTTTTGGGTTTCTCATAATGGAAGATATTTCTACATCAGAAAGTCAAAGATTTATGGGTCTTTTAGCCAAGTGAAAGATATGGTTTCAGTCTTTCAGAGAGAGAAAAATAGGTTTTTGGTTCTGAAACCTGGTATAATTTCAAGTTCTTCTTGGACTTGTCTTTATGTCTTTCATGCCTTATTGATCGTAATTGCTGAAATGGTGTTTTGGTAACCCTACCACAAAGTCTTTTGTGAGGCTTGTCTTGACATTGTGCTGCATTACAAATTGTTGGGCACCTATATGATCTGAAAAATAAGTACAAAGCTTATTGGGATAACGGAAGAAGTGTTGTAAAAAATTGCATATGGAATAGAGGATACTTTTTGGCAAGTATACTCTAAAATGTCTTGATGAAGTTGAATATGCCAAATAGGTGatcagataaataaataaatcacaaTTTAAATTATCCGTCAAAGTCATAGTATAATGTTTTAAATAAGTATGCATATTTCATGTTTTAGATCATTGTTCCTCATTTAACTTTATTTGCTTTTAACTGTAGGTTAAAATTTCTGGTGGAGGCCGATGTAATGTAACAAATGGGCTTTTTTTTGACTCAGCGGTAAGGCACCAGAAAAATGTTGTAGACTGTGTTAATAAGACATTTCTCTGTCACTTTATGTTGCagaattttattaaaataaatttgtGACAAGCATATACCCTGTAATGAGACTATGAGAGTGAATGATGATGGAATTTAGTTGATTATGGTATATCTAGAATTTTCTGGGCTTATTTGCTGCAAATTACAGGGACTGACGGATAATTATCCTAGAGGAAATAGAGAACTGCGGGGTTCCTTTTTCAATATTCATGGACCAAAGGACACAATACGCTGGTTCTCTGATCGTGGAGTTGAGCTTAAGGTTGTAAAAATTAACACAGAGTCCATTCTGTCCTACATATCTTTGTGAAGATTCACATTATTAAGAtaattctttcattttatttttataaaaagttCAGACGGAAGAGGATGGAAGAGTTTTCCCCGTCAGCAACAGCTCAGCATCTATAGTGGATTGCCTTCTCAGTGAAGCAAAAAGTCGTGGAGGTATGTCTTTTCACCTGTAAGGGTTACTGTTCATCCTCAATCACGATAATAATACTGCTACAGTTATTTTTTTACTGGGTAAGTGATACTACTGGTCTACCATAATTAGTTATATATTACAAACTTGACAAATTTATATTACTACTGTTGATGCTTGTTTTTGGGTATGCAACACAATAATTAGACATCAAGAAGATGTGAAAGACGAAAGCAATAAGATATTTAGAGTAACACAGTACTAATTAGTAAAGGAACATTCATAAACATCAAACTTAAATACTCGGTAAAACTTTGTATACTTTTTATGGTCAAGTCCTTGGGTGTTGATAATTGGAGAGGAGGTACGTAACACTATTCAACTAACTTGAAGTGAATTGAATCTCAATTCATGAGTCTTATCTGAGTTTGACTTATGTTTCACTTGAAACTAATCATACTATGAATATAACTATAGGTATGGGTTAATTGGTACATGTCGCATATTTATTTtaccgttttctttttcaaaggtTTTGCTTAACCATTCACCCATGACTTGGTCTTGCTAGTTGATCGGTGGCCATCCAGCAGTCTATGCATTCCCTTTATAATGCTTGATACATCATCTATCTCATTGTTAACATAAGTGAAGTTAGAAAATCAAGAAGCCTGTACAAACTGATGAACATAGTTTGGCAATATTTCAACAAATTGCTTAATCTACTTCTGTATTATCATATCAAACCTCCACTCTTTCATGAAATTTTATGCAATCATTAATTTATGTTTCCTGACTTAGTTGTATGTTTTTTGTCTCTGAATATCCCTACTATAGTGCAACATGCTTTGTACATTCTAACTTCATGTATACTTgatataaattttctttttaagttgtaCTGCAGATTGGAAAAACCGTTTCAGATGTGTCATTGATTGATGGTGAACAGTTTCTTCTGAAGGTGGAGAAACGCACTATGAATTTTGTTGAATACATTAAAGCTGATTATGTACTAATGGCCACGGGTAGCAGCCAACAGGTTGGACATACTTCTATTAATTGCAAATAGAATTGGACTAGGGATGTTACATGCAGTTGTAATTATTTTGCAGGGTTACAAAATTGCTGCGCAACTTGGTCATTCTATCATAGATCCAGTACCTAGCTTATTCACATTTAAAATTGAGGACACACAATTGCCAAGTTTATCTGGGGTAATTCTGAATTGGTAATCTTTTAGTGATTTTTGTCCACGTCGAGGATATCTTTGAAAAATGAATTTCTCATGCAAGATCACCTTGTAATTTTGGTCTCATATGCCATttgaatttctttttcttttcatattgCCTTTTTTTGTGGTAATAGGTCACATTCCCAAGAGTTAAAGCAAAGTTGAAATTGAAAAGTATCCAGAAAAACTTACCTGAATATACACAGGCATGTACTTCTGtaagttcatttatcataaatgtTGAACATTTTTCCAATATATTATTTGAGTTCTGTAGGTTGGACCTATGCTAGTAACCCACTGGGGTCTTAGTGGGCCTGTAATTCTCCGCTTATCTGCTTGGGGAGCACGCGAACTCTTCCTTTCCAATTATACAGGTAAATAGGTAATAGTTTCAGATATACTGTTATGAATAGTCAAAAGAAAAACAAGTGTTATTCTTGATGTTTTATTCTTTAGTCAATTCTGGGGTGAGGTGTCGAGAATATATATCTATCCTGATTATGATAGTTGATACTGCTTTTAAGGATAATCTTTGTACATtttatattcatatttattttctTGATTTAATTCTGTTATATAACAAGCATATAACAAAAAACAAGATCATTAATCCCAGAAAGTATGAACAGATGTGTGAAGCtcacttattatattttatttttttaaaaggagAGGTAAAACAA is from Musa acuminata AAA Group cultivar baxijiao chromosome BXJ3-8, Cavendish_Baxijiao_AAA, whole genome shotgun sequence and encodes:
- the LOC135645463 gene encoding uncharacterized protein LOC135645463, giving the protein MTSLGLGSVLHFGNSIGASYFGRSSSMLLCHRRKRFSSSPLITMAQQANEQLLVVVGGGASGVYASLRAKFIAPHLNVLVIEKGKPLAKVKISGGGRCNVTNGLFFDSAGLTDNYPRGNRELRGSFFNIHGPKDTIRWFSDRGVELKTEEDGRVFPVSNSSASIVDCLLSEAKSRGVVLQIGKTVSDVSLIDGEQFLLKVEKRTMNFVEYIKADYVLMATGSSQQGYKIAAQLGHSIIDPVPSLFTFKIEDTQLPSLSGVTFPRVKAKLKLKSIQKNLPEYTQVGPMLVTHWGLSGPVILRLSAWGARELFLSNYTGILLVDFVPDIHLEDVKYILCQHKDQLAKTKACNSFPTKFNLVKRFWRYLLEREGLDADILWASISNNHLNSIALLLKQCPFGIAGKGQFKDEFVTAGGVPLSEVSINTMESKIRPNLFFAGEILNVDGITGGFNFQNAWSGGYIAGTRIGELASRQPVKGNSVKET